The DNA sequence CGACACCATGCAAGAGGCCCTCAACCTCGTGAAGGACGAGATGGGGCCCGATGCCGTGATCCTGAAATCGCGGCGTACGACCCGCAGGGTGGGCGTCAAGCTGCAAGCCTGCTTCGAGGTGACCGCCGCGCTGGAAGAACCCTTGACCAACCGCGCCCCGGCCCAGCCCGCGCGTCCCGAACCCCAGCCCGCCCGTCCTTCGCCTAGGCCCATGCAGGGCCGCATTCCTCCCGCTTCCCAATACGATTGGCGCGGCAGCCTGCGCCGCGTCGAAAACGATTCCGCCGCGGAAACCGCTACTCCCGCCGAGGCAATCCGCGCCGCCCGGGCCGGCGCCCGTTCCGGCGAATCCGATCGCCGCGTCACCCCCATATCCGCCCCTCCCGGTTCGGAACGCCGCGCTCCCTCCGCGCCCGTCCGCTCGGCCGCGCGCGGCAACGATATCGCATCCCGGAACGAAGCCGATGCCGAGGCCGATCGCAAGGTGATCGAGATGCTGCGGGGCGAGTTGAAGGCCCTGCAGGAAAAATCCGAGATGCCGGCGCGGGAACTGAAGGACCTCAAGAACGAAATCAAGGCCATGATGGAATCGGCCGCGGCCCGCGTGGCCGCTTCCCATTCCCAACCCACCCCCGCCCCGCGCCAATTCGGGCGCGCCATCTCGCCGGCGGCGACTTGGATCACCAGCGCCGAAATGCAGGCCCTGCAGGACGGCCTGGTGGAATTGGAGATGGAACCCTCCCTGGCCGCCGAGGCCGCCGGTACCGCCTTCGCGGCCATGCGCGCGGCTACGCCAGTCGAACTGGCCGGAGCGCCCGCGGGCGAACGCGAAATCGAATTCCTCACGCGGGCCCTCACCGAACGCATCCGCGTCTCCGGCGGCATCCGCCTGCATGCCGGGCGCCCCACCACGGTGGCGTTGGTAGGCCCCACCGGCGTGGGCAAGACCACCACTTTGGCCAAGCTGGCCGCGCTCGCCAAGATCCAGCAAGGCAAAAAGGTCGGCATCATTTCCGCCGACAGCTTCCGCATGGGCGCCAACGAGCAGTTGGAAATCTTCGGCCGTACCGCCGGTATCCCGGTGAAATCG is a window from the Fibrobacterota bacterium genome containing:
- the flhF gene encoding flagellar biosynthesis protein FlhF, coding for MKMKTFQADTMQEALNLVKDEMGPDAVILKSRRTTRRVGVKLQACFEVTAALEEPLTNRAPAQPARPEPQPARPSPRPMQGRIPPASQYDWRGSLRRVENDSAAETATPAEAIRAARAGARSGESDRRVTPISAPPGSERRAPSAPVRSAARGNDIASRNEADAEADRKVIEMLRGELKALQEKSEMPARELKDLKNEIKAMMESAAARVAASHSQPTPAPRQFGRAISPAATWITSAEMQALQDGLVELEMEPSLAAEAAGTAFAAMRAATPVELAGAPAGEREIEFLTRALTERIRVSGGIRLHAGRPTTVALVGPTGVGKTTTLAKLAALAKIQQGKKVGIISADSFRMGANEQLEIFGRTAGIPVKSVFSPEDVAKAQREFADRDLILVDTAGRSHGHKEMWRELQGLLHCLAPDEIHLVLSGPTRMRELWHQYGLYRDLGASSLIFTKLDECLSLGCMYNLARRAETPVAYLCNGQVIPDHILLARPDLLAGALAEAARAALPTAVPARSAASMASSGSGTATLVAGATRFAAGAHA